The genomic segment TCTGGGGCCAGAGATATTCGTCCTTGAGCTCTATGCTGACCAGGTCGTGCAGGGTCTCCAGAAAACCTAGGGATTCGGCGATGGAGGGTAGGGGCGGGGTTATTATTTCAATCTGGCTTTCGGAAAAATCGGTGGTGATATAGGGGTGGCTCGTCTTTTCCCCAAGTTCTCTGGGGTGAGGGGTGAGGGCAAGTTTACCCCTGCTGTCTACCCGGATATTTTCCTTTTCAAAACCAAAAAAACCTTCGAAGATCTGTTTTGAGATGAGAGGTGGGAGGCTGTCGAGGATGTTTTTGCTAAAAGCCATAGTAGTGGAAACCTTTATCTAAATGAAAGTAAGTAGTTTGTCTTGTGTCTGGAAAAAGGGCATAATTTTTTAAGCACCCTCCAGAGGGTTGTGGGGAAAGGGCAGAGCTCCTGGTCGAGCTCAATGGTGGAAAATTATGTAAAAAAGATCAGGGACAAGCTTTTCCTCCCCAGTTTCGTCTATTCTGTTATTTTTGCCTGTTACTTAGGTGAAGTTCCTGTTTTAGGTAGGTGGGCAGCAAACACCTCTCCGTATATTTGCCAGAGGGTAAGAAAGAGTGCCGCGATTAACGGGCCGATGATGATTCCCAGAAGACCGAACATCGAAATGCCGCCCAGAGTGCCGAAGAGGACAAAGAGGTCATGCATTTCTGTATCCTTACCAACGAGGCGCGGACGGAGAAAATTGTCGATATTGCCGGCAATAAGACCACAGCCGATGGCAAGAACGGCGACTCCGAAAAAATTACTCATCAGGGCAATTATAATAAGGGCTGGCCCCCAGATGATTGCCGTACCAACAGCGGGTATAACTGACATAACGGCCATAACCGTTCCCCAGAAGAAGGGGCCCTGAATCCCGGCTATTGCAAAGGAGATACCGCATATTCCACCCTGGAGGATACCGATGATAATGGTTCCCTTGATGGTAGCCCGGGTAACAGAGGTGAATCTTACCAGAAGTTTTTGCTCTTCTCTGTCCTGCAGGGGGAGAAAGAAGAGTATTTTGTCTAAGAGATCCTTGCCCACGTTGAGGAAATAGAAGGTCACGTAGAGCATGATAACAGAGCTGAAGATGAAGTTTATGGTCAGCTTGGTGAATGAGCCCAGGGAGTCTATGAGAAAGCTTGATATGGCTCCGACAAGTTGGCCGCTCTTGTGGATAATGGTATCTCTGTATGGGAGTATCTCTTGATAAAAGGGAACTTTTTCCAGGTAAT from the Desulfotalea psychrophila LSv54 genome contains:
- a CDS encoding AI-2E family transporter, which translates into the protein MNFETINKSSLLVLVFIISAVFLSMIQQFLMAIFMAGLLSALLSPSHKKLCILLGNRENLSSMLIVAGIVLLILIPLAILITIVVAQAITVSQSIAPWIQKFIAEPTSMTYYLEKVPFYQEILPYRDTIIHKSGQLVGAISSFLIDSLGSFTKLTINFIFSSVIMLYVTFYFLNVGKDLLDKILFFLPLQDREEQKLLVRFTSVTRATIKGTIIIGILQGGICGISFAIAGIQGPFFWGTVMAVMSVIPAVGTAIIWGPALIIIALMSNFFGVAVLAIGCGLIAGNIDNFLRPRLVGKDTEMHDLFVLFGTLGGISMFGLLGIIIGPLIAALFLTLWQIYGEVFAAHLPKTGTSPK